The Gemmatimonadaceae bacterium genome contains the following window.
CGCCGCCGCGGCAGGCCTCGGGGTGGGCGCGTTCCAGGGGCTGTGGCAGCTGGGCAAGCGGGCCTACGAGCGTGCCACGCGGCTGGTGCTGCCGCCGCCCGCTTCGAGCACCGAGAGTCCGGTCACCCCCGGCCGATGGCTGTCGAGGGGATCCGCCCGGCCACAGACCGCGGAGCAGATCGAGCGCGCGGTGCGTCACCCGCGCGTCGAGACGGCGCACGTGCGCAAGGCGAGGCTCTGGGTCGACCCGGAGAGCGATCTGCTTGAGGTGAGGGTGCCGGTGATCGGTCGCCGTATCGCGGTCTACGCCGGCCAGGGGACCGACTCGGTGCTCCCGAAAATCGTCGCAAAGTTCAACCGATTTGGCGGGCGGGTGACCGACGAGCGCATGGCGGTCGAACTGCTGAACACCGTGGCGGGTGAGGGGGTGCCGGATCTCGCCACGGGGCTGCTCCGGCGATACATCGGCCGCGGGCTCGAGACGAAGAAGTTGAGCGAGTATGGCGCCGCGACCGCCCTCGCCCTCGAAATGGCCCTTCAGGAGCGGCGCGAGCGCGAACTGCTGGCTGGCGAGTTGCTCGATCTCGAATTCGCCTGGCGCGAAGCCGAGGAGCTCGCTCGCATCGCCGACACGCTGACCAGTTCAGCCATCGACCAGGCCCTCGCGCGACTCAAGGGACGTTTGCAGGGCTGATCGAGCGCCCCAGTTCGCGCTGGACGGCGCGACGGCAATCGCAAGCGTCGAACGCCATCGCCGAGCGCCATCTCCGAGCTCCATTGTCGCCGTCATCCTGCGGCGCAATCACGAATCGTAGTCGCCAATCGCAATCATAAATCGCAATCCCAAATCCCAATCCGGATTCCAAATCCTCAATCGTAGTGCTAAACTAAATGTCTGTCGCATCTTAGCCCCCTCGAGCACCATGCCCACGTACGAGTATCGCTGCGCTAATGGCCACGACTTCGAGGATTTCGTCCTGAAGATCAGCGCCGCCAAGCCTGAACTGCCTTGTCCCACCTGTGGTGTGCCTGCCGAACGGCGCGTCTCGGCGGGTGGCGGCCTGCTGTTCAAGGGGTCGGGGTTCTACATCACCGATTACGGCAAGGACGGCAAGAAGGCAGCGAAGCCGGCGACGGCGGGGACGTCGAAGGAGGGCGGCGATGCGGCGTCTTCGGCGGGCGCGAAGTCTGACGCGCCGAAGCCGGACTCCGCGAAGGCCGACGCCAAGCCGGCCGCCGCGCCGGCCGCCACGCCCGCGAAGGGCGGCGAATGACGCCTGAACAGCTGCTGCGAGACGAGCTCACCCGTGCGGCGGTCGCCATTGGCGCGCCGGCCGGTGTGATGCCCGTGCTCGAGCGTCCGCGCGACCCGGCGCACGGCGATTGGGCCACCAATCTGGCGATGACGCTCGCCAAGCCGCTCGGCAAGAAGCCGCGCGACATCGCCGAATTGCTGGTCGCCAAGCTCGACCTTGCCGCGGCGGGCGTGTCAGCCACCGAGATCGCCGGCCCCGGCTTCATCAACTTCCGCCTCGGCGCCGGCGCCAACGCGCGCGGAATCGCCGATATCCTCGCGTTGGGGACGGCATTTGGCCGCAACGACACGGGGCAGGGACGGCCGGTCAACGTCGAATTCGTCTCGGCCAACCCGACGGGACCGCTGCACGTCGGTCACGGACGCCAGGCCGCGCTGGGTGACGCCATCTCCGCGCTGCTCGAAGGGGCAGGGTACCGGGTGACTCGTGAGTTCTACTACAACGACGCGGGCGTGCAGATCGAGAACCTCGCCAAGTCGCTGTGGGTGCGCGTAGCGCAGGCGGCGGGAATTGACGCCGCCATTCCCGAGGGCGGATACAACGGCGAGTACATCAGGGAAATTGCTGAACGGTACCTGTCCGAACACGAGGCACCCCCGCACCCCGTACTCCTCTCCGGCGCGCAAGCCATCCTGGGTGGCGCGCGCCCCGACGACGCGACGCTCTTCGACGCGATGCGCCGCTTCGCCGTGGCGGCGCTGCGCGCCGAGCAGGATCTCGACCTGAAGGCCTTTGGCGTGAAGTTCGACGTCTACTTCCTCGAGTCGTCGCTCTACACCGACGGACTCGTCGAGGAGACGGTCGGACTCCTGCAGCAGGGCGGGCACACGTTCGAGGACGACGGCGCGCTGTGGCTGCGCACCACCGACTTCGGCGATGACAAGGATCGCGTGATGCGCAAGCGCGACGGCACATACACCTATTTCGTGCCGGACGTTGCGTATCACGTCACGAAGTGGCGTCGCGGCTTCACGCGGGCGATCAACGTGCAGGGGTCTGACCACCACGGCACGACGGCGCGCGTGCGCGCCGGCCTGCAGGCGCTCGAGGTGGGGGTACCGAAGGGCTATCCCGAGTATGTGCTCCACCAGATGGTGACCGTGACGCGCGGCGGCGAGGAGGTGAAGATCTCCAAGCGGGCCGGCAGCTACGTGACCGTGCGCGACCTCATTGACGACGTGGGGCGCGACGCCGTGCGGTATTTTCTCCTCATGCGCAAGGGCGACAGCCAGCTGGTCTTCGACGTCGACCTCGCGCGGTCGCAGTCGGAGGAGAACCCGGTCTACTACATCCAGATGGCGCACGCGCGACTCAGCGGGATCTTCCGCGTCGGCGAAATCGATCCGGCGACGATCACCGCGGACGGCGTGCACTGGGAGGCGCTGAACGAGGATGCCGAGCGCGAGCTGGTGAAGTCGCTGCTCGACTACCCGCGACTCGTGGCTGGCGCCGCCGACGCGCTCGAGCCGCATCGCGTGGCCGCCTACCTGCTGGAGACGGCGCGTCAGGTCCACCTCTGGTATCACAAGCATCACGTGCTTGGGGAACCTGAGCAGATCCTGCGCGCGCGTCTCGTGCTGGCCAAGGCCGCGCGCCAGGTGCTGGCGAACGGCCTCGCGCTGCTGGGTATCACGGCCCCCGAGCGCATGTAGCGCTCTCGCCCCCGTTCCTGCACTCGTTCCCCGTCCCTTCGCCTCCATCTCCTCCCCGTTCCGATGTCACTCCTAGTCGTAGGCTCCGTCGCGCTGGACTCGGTCGAAACGCCGTTTGGCAAGGCCGACGAAGTGCTCGGCGGTTCCGCCACCTACTTCTCCGCCGCGGCCAGCCACCAGTGCCCCGTGCAGATGGTAGGCGTCGTCGGCGACGACTACCCGGTCGAGCGCCTCGAAGCGCTGCGCGAGCGGGGCATCGATCTCACGGGCCTCGAGCAGGCGGAGGGCGAGTCGTTCCGCTGGCGCGGACGCTACCGGCACGACCTCAACTCGGCCGAGACACTCGAGACGCGCCTCGGCGTCTTCTCGCATTTCCGCCCCAAGCTTCCCGAGCAGTTCAAGTCGGCGCAGTACGTCTTCCTCGCCAACATCGATCCGCGCCTGCAACTGCAGGTGCTCGAGCAGGTGGAGAAGCCCAAGTTCGTCGCCTGCGACACGATGAACTTCTGGATCGAGTCGCGGCGCGGCGACCTGCTCGACCTGCTCAAGCGCGTGGATCTCATCACGCTGAACGACGGCGAGGCGCGCCAGCTGACCGAGCAGGCGAATCTCGTGCAGGCGGCGCGGTGGATCCTCGCGCGTGGCCCCAAGACGGTGCTCATCAAGAAGGGCGAGCATGGCGCGTTCATGTTCACGCCCGAGTCCATCTTCTACGCGCCGGCGTTCCCGCTCGAGGCGGTCTTCGATCCCACGGGCGCGGGCGATTCGTTCGCCGGCGGCTTCATGGGCTACCTCGCGCGCACCAACGACCTCAGCGAGGCCAACCTGCGTCGCGCCGTCGTCATCGGCTCGGCCATGGGTTCGTTCGTGGTCGAGGCATTCTCGATCACCCGCCTGCTATCGGTCACGCGCAACGACATCGATCGCCGCGTCGCCGAGTTCCACCGCCTCGTCTCCTTCGACCAGGACATGCCGTCGTGAGTGACTCCGCGCTGACGTACGCCGGCGCCGGCGTCGACATCGCCGCCGCCGAGTCGTCCAAGCATCGCATCAAGGCGCTCGTCGAGAGCACCTTCACCGCCGGGGCGCGCGGCGCCTTTGGCGGATTTGGCGGGATGTTCCGCGTGCCGGCGGGGGCCAAGGCGCCCCTGCTCGTGTCGAGCGCCGACGGCGTGGGGACCAAGATCAAGGTCGCCATCGAGGCCGGCCGGCACGACACCATCGGCCACTGCCTTGTGAACCACTGCGTCAACGACATCCTGGTGCAGGGGGCGGAGCCGCTCTTCTTCCTGGACTATGTGGCGTTCGGCAAGCTCGTGCCGCAGGTGGTCGAGCAAGTCGTGGCCGGCGTCGCCGCCGGGTGCCGCGAGAACGGCTGTTCGCTCGTCGGTGGGGAGACCGCCGAGATGCCGGGTCTCTACACGCCGCCCGACTACGATCTGGCGGGGTTCATCGTCGGATGGGTCGAGGAGGAGCAGGTCATCACGCGCGACCGCGTGCGTGCAGGCGACGTGCTCGTCGCGCTGGCCTCGAGCGGGCTGCACACCAACGGCTATTCGCTGGCTCGGCGCATCGTGGACGAGCGGCTGAAGCTGAAAGCCGACGACGTTTTTCCTGGCGACACACGCTCGACGGCCGATGTGCTGCTCGCGGTGCATCGCTCGTACCTCAGGGCGCTCGCTCCCGTGCGCGGCGCCATCCACGCGATGGCGCACATCACGGGGGGCGGGCTGCCAGGGAATCTCGACCGTTCGCTGCCCCAAGATCTCGACGCGGAAGTCGACACGGCATCGTGGGAGGTGCCGAACGTCTTCCGGGTGCTCGGTGAGGCCGGCGGCGTGGCCCGCGACGAAATGTTCCGCGCCTTCAACATGGGCGTGGGGATGGTGGTCATTACCGACGAGGCGGGGGCGGCGACGGTGCGCGCGAGCGCGACGGCCGCCGGGGTAGACAATTGGATGCTGGGTCGCGTCATTCGCGGCACCGGCCGCGTCATTCTCAAGTGAGGACAATGGCAATGCGAATCCGGCATGCGATGCTCGTGGCAGGCGCGGCGATGGTTGTCGGTGTTTCGCCGGTGCAGGCGCAGTGCGCCTCGGGGAACACTCAGGACGCCTGCCAGAAGGCCGTCGACCTGTTCCACTTCCTCACGCCGCAGATTTCCACGGCGCTTGCCGGTGGCGCGGCGACGATCGGGCAGGGCGGGGTGCTGGGTGGGTTTCCGCACTGGGCGATCGCGCTGCGCGCCAGCGCCGTCAACGGCGCCTTCCCGAAGATGGACAATGTCGGATTCAAGACGACGGGACAATTCAAGTCGGACTTTGCGGTCGACAAGCAGTTCATTCCGATGGCCACCATCGACGGATCGGTTGGCATCTTCAAGGGCATTCCCGTTGGCGTGACGAGAGTCGGCGGCATCGACGCGATCCTCACGGCGACGTATATCCCGTCGGCGCCCGAGGGTGGCGACGTCACCGTGTCGCTGCCCGGAGGCTCGACCAAATTCGGCGGCGGCGTACGCGTGGGACTGCTGCAGGAATCGATCCTCGTGCCGGGCGTCGCGTTCTCCTACGTGCAACGCGCGCTGCCGACCATCAACGTGATGGCGCAGAGCACCGTGACCGAAAGCGGGACCACGGTGCCGGGGACCATCGCCATCGACGACCTGTCACTGAAGACGAAGGGATGGCGCCTGAGCGCGTCCAAGTCGTTCATGGCCTTTGGCCTGCAGGCCGGGGTGGGACAGGACAAGTACGACAACTCCGCGATCTACGCCGTCGCCGTGGGCGCCGTCCAGCCGGCCATGACCCCAACGACGCATGCGGTCAGCAACAGCATGACGCGCACGAACATCTACGCCGGCCTCAGTTTCAACTTCATCATCGGACGCCTGGTGGCCGAAGTGGGACAGGCCAGCGGCGGTTCGATGGGCGCGTTGTACAACACGTTTGGCGGAAGCGCCGACGCGGCAAAGAGCCGCAGCTACTTCTCGCTGGGCCTGCGCACGGGCTTCTGATGACCGGTCCGGCCGCGGCGTGGGGCAGCCGGGAGCGCGCGTGGATGCGGCGCGCGCTCGCGCTGGCGGCGCGCGGCTGGGGGCAGACGGCGCCGAACCCGATGGTTGGCGCCGTCATCGTCCGCGACGGCGCCATCGTTGGCGCCGGACATCACGCGCGCTTCGGCGAACGGCACGCCGAGGTCGTCGCGCTGGCGCAGGCCGGTGATCTTGCCCGCGGCGCCGATGTCTACTGCACGCTCGAGCCGTGCAATGCGCACGGCAAGCAGCCGCCGTGTAGCCAGGCCCTCATTGCCGCCGGTGTGCGGCGCGTGGTCTGCGCCGTCGCGGACCCGAATCCGGCCAAGGCCCACGGTGCCGACGCGCTGCGGGCCGCCGGCATTGCCGTCGAGTTTGGCCTCGAGGCCGACGCAGCGCGTGAACTCAGCGCGCCGTTTCTGCACTGGGCCAGCGGCGCGTCGCGTCCGTGGATCACGCTGAAGCTCGCGGTCTCGCTCGACGGCGCCATCGCGGCCGCCGATCGCCAGCGCGGCTGGCTCACGGGGGAAGCGGCGCGAAGGCAGGTGCACCGCCTGCGCGCGAGCGCCGATGCCATCGCGGTGGGGATCGGCACGGCCTTGGCCGATGACCCGGCCCTCACGGTGCGCGGCGTCAGGAAGCCGCGGGTGGCGCCATTGCGCGTCGTGTTCGATCGCCACGCCCGGTTGCCGCTCGACGGCCAATTGGCGCGCACGGCAAAGCGGCTCGCCACGGTCATCCTGACCGAGGAGCCGGCGGCGCCAGCGGCGGCCGCCCTGCAGCGCAAGGGCGTGGAACCAATCGAAGCACACGACCTGCCTTCGGCCCTCCACGCCCTGCACGCGCGCGGCGTACAACACCTGCTTGTCGAGGGTGGAGCCACCCTCGCTGGCGCGCTGTTGGCCAGCAATCTCGTCGACCGGATGGTTATCTTTCAGGCGCCGGTAGTGCTTGGCGCAGGTTCCCTGGGCGCCTTCTCGGCGGTCCCCGCCGTCGCGACGAGTGCGTTCGCCCGCTGGCGGGTTATCGAGCGAAGGCCGTTCGACGATGACCTTATGACCGTACTTGCCCCACCGT
Protein-coding sequences here:
- a CDS encoding FmdB family zinc ribbon protein, producing the protein MPTYEYRCANGHDFEDFVLKISAAKPELPCPTCGVPAERRVSAGGGLLFKGSGFYITDYGKDGKKAAKPATAGTSKEGGDAASSAGAKSDAPKPDSAKADAKPAAAPAATPAKGGE
- the argS gene encoding arginine--tRNA ligase, which gives rise to MTPEQLLRDELTRAAVAIGAPAGVMPVLERPRDPAHGDWATNLAMTLAKPLGKKPRDIAELLVAKLDLAAAGVSATEIAGPGFINFRLGAGANARGIADILALGTAFGRNDTGQGRPVNVEFVSANPTGPLHVGHGRQAALGDAISALLEGAGYRVTREFYYNDAGVQIENLAKSLWVRVAQAAGIDAAIPEGGYNGEYIREIAERYLSEHEAPPHPVLLSGAQAILGGARPDDATLFDAMRRFAVAALRAEQDLDLKAFGVKFDVYFLESSLYTDGLVEETVGLLQQGGHTFEDDGALWLRTTDFGDDKDRVMRKRDGTYTYFVPDVAYHVTKWRRGFTRAINVQGSDHHGTTARVRAGLQALEVGVPKGYPEYVLHQMVTVTRGGEEVKISKRAGSYVTVRDLIDDVGRDAVRYFLLMRKGDSQLVFDVDLARSQSEENPVYYIQMAHARLSGIFRVGEIDPATITADGVHWEALNEDAERELVKSLLDYPRLVAGAADALEPHRVAAYLLETARQVHLWYHKHHVLGEPEQILRARLVLAKAARQVLANGLALLGITAPERM
- a CDS encoding PfkB family carbohydrate kinase gives rise to the protein MSLLVVGSVALDSVETPFGKADEVLGGSATYFSAAASHQCPVQMVGVVGDDYPVERLEALRERGIDLTGLEQAEGESFRWRGRYRHDLNSAETLETRLGVFSHFRPKLPEQFKSAQYVFLANIDPRLQLQVLEQVEKPKFVACDTMNFWIESRRGDLLDLLKRVDLITLNDGEARQLTEQANLVQAARWILARGPKTVLIKKGEHGAFMFTPESIFYAPAFPLEAVFDPTGAGDSFAGGFMGYLARTNDLSEANLRRAVVIGSAMGSFVVEAFSITRLLSVTRNDIDRRVAEFHRLVSFDQDMPS
- the purM gene encoding phosphoribosylformylglycinamidine cyclo-ligase; this encodes MSDSALTYAGAGVDIAAAESSKHRIKALVESTFTAGARGAFGGFGGMFRVPAGAKAPLLVSSADGVGTKIKVAIEAGRHDTIGHCLVNHCVNDILVQGAEPLFFLDYVAFGKLVPQVVEQVVAGVAAGCRENGCSLVGGETAEMPGLYTPPDYDLAGFIVGWVEEEQVITRDRVRAGDVLVALASSGLHTNGYSLARRIVDERLKLKADDVFPGDTRSTADVLLAVHRSYLRALAPVRGAIHAMAHITGGGLPGNLDRSLPQDLDAEVDTASWEVPNVFRVLGEAGGVARDEMFRAFNMGVGMVVITDEAGAATVRASATAAGVDNWMLGRVIRGTGRVILK
- the ribD gene encoding bifunctional diaminohydroxyphosphoribosylaminopyrimidine deaminase/5-amino-6-(5-phosphoribosylamino)uracil reductase RibD — encoded protein: MTGPAAAWGSRERAWMRRALALAARGWGQTAPNPMVGAVIVRDGAIVGAGHHARFGERHAEVVALAQAGDLARGADVYCTLEPCNAHGKQPPCSQALIAAGVRRVVCAVADPNPAKAHGADALRAAGIAVEFGLEADAARELSAPFLHWASGASRPWITLKLAVSLDGAIAAADRQRGWLTGEAARRQVHRLRASADAIAVGIGTALADDPALTVRGVRKPRVAPLRVVFDRHARLPLDGQLARTAKRLATVILTEEPAAPAAAALQRKGVEPIEAHDLPSALHALHARGVQHLLVEGGATLAGALLASNLVDRMVIFQAPVVLGAGSLGAFSAVPAVATSAFARWRVIERRPFDDDLMTVLAPP